The following is a genomic window from Miscanthus floridulus cultivar M001 chromosome 14, ASM1932011v1, whole genome shotgun sequence.
ctgcGAGTTGGTGTCACGATGCGGAGCTCTCTGCCTGTTGAACGGtggcggtttccaccagtgcccggaggtttcggtggatcgcctATTCCTAGGGGTTGTCCGGCTCGAGAAGGCCACGCAGGAGCATCGCCACTGCAGCAATGTTCTGGCCAacccgagcaaactatgggggatcgttccccccatcgatggtgttgcgctggacctggcgggcgtggCCCCGAGCGCCACTCGCCGGGTTATGTGCATGGGGCGCatcgtggtgcgccgagcgcgccgacgcaggtggcggctagttctaccgcctttgtcgtagctcctcgctgtGCGCCTGGGCACATGCGAGGGCATCCACGCGAGGGTCCGGAGGTGTGTGAGTCTAAAAAGACTCCACTACCACCGGCGGCTATCCCGGGGcatccgccatagtgcactctCGGGATAGAggatggctaggtgccatgacatcgccgatgctggagccgtcgctctcaatgTCATCATCCAAGACGTCATCATCCACGAATTCGGAATGTGGGAGGTGGcggtgccagcatcctttggagcccccgagcctatgcGTCCAcaggggacgcgaggccataggggaaccggttgcaTGGCGGTCGCGgcagggacaacagggtccctccggAGAATCGGCGAAAGACagtaaatagcaagtaaataacaaagcatacattactcatagtggggtttgagcagagcgtatGCTCAGAACGAAGCACaggcgcctcatcgttgaagtcgtcgggtgtcctagagccgatggagggcgcccctacGACGGGCaccagaacaagtgcctcctcgtggaggtgcagcacgccgagccggtcggcgacgaaattcaggcttctgaagaggaaggcctgggatggctcgaagacaggtggaacccacatcccaaccggtgggagtgcgggaaactccagtgagccgaagcgagtcatatcgcttgagcccgccatggcgaggaTGGCGGAAAAgttggccatccgatgaccaaaagcgtgaacctACAGTGTCTTGcctacggacggcgccaactgtcggtgcagaaagtgactaacacgtaaatatttgtagttttgttgtacgttgtgatcggatatggcctagcactcaatgacacatggtttatactggttcaggcaacgtgccctacatccagtttgactcggtcggtgactttattcctgagcctaggtgctcgaagtttgctgtggggtgtttttaccgtatttgtctggtatgggaattgatggccagaggcatgtggggtgtttttaccgtatttgtctggtatgggaattgatggcgcccacaacactgtagggaaaatcgttggcgcccacaacactgcttgggttctaacatgcTTGGGGGTcgcagggcacccttctaacatgtcctgtcggtactgccctgcaggtgtacagggtatgatcCTTGGTTttacggtttgacttgagcgtcctGCTTTACTTGCTTTGCCCGTTTCTTGGCCCTCACCGAGCAGGCGTTCCCGGTCGGTtgatcccagtcggctccgactgtgccagtcgaagaagagctgtaagcagaggttcggtgtatctccggtcggagatgtgggtcggagtcagaagcattgctggccaggccttccggtcggagaggcgggccggagtcggaagcgaggccttccggtcggagaggtggcccagagtcggaagcgggcgccgttaCTCCTTGGTcaagccttccggtcgaagattggatcgtccttctggcctatcattaggtttttgggccggcccaggagttgcgcgtcgttcgcaacgttgtctgctggacCGAGCTTTTTGCTGGGAAACAGGTCCATGAGGgatcccgggtttatgaacccgacaatataTTTATGTAAAATGGAAAATGATTTAAGTTTGGACTGGTAAAAGCTCAAATGAATTTCCTCGTCGAAGTCTACGACTTTCTactggacaacctttttgtttTTGTTCTACCAACCATTGCACCAGAGACAATCCTATCTTTGACAGATTTTTACTTGCGCCGTTGCGTGGTTGCGCCTGGGTAAGTTTTTGGCTCGAATAGTCGCTTCTAGCTTTAGTGTTGATCATGATAAAAAAGATGCATGCAGCAGCATGAAGACCAATTCACTTGTCTTCGGATTTAAGTTACCAACGCTGAATTTCTGTATGGCGTACACTCGGCATACTATTCGTGCTTTTTTTCTAGCTGTAGGTCAATTTTCTACCAGTGCTAGTAGGAAATATGTTTGATTCTATTAATCATCTAGTTCAGCGTATATAAGTGTTTGGTCATCCTACATTTGGCGGTGGTAGTTGGTGgttggtagctcaatgacaccaCTCAGCCTCTTATGAACAACCACCCATAGTGCGTAGCTAGCTCCTTTGCATCAGCACCCCTGCTTCTGCTTGCACTACCTTTTTGTATGTCTACATCATCTTTCTAAAAAATCTCTAGTGTCCTTTCAATAGGCTGGAACAAAAACTTAATTAGTCACTCTTGGGAAAGTTCTCTGTGTGTGGGCCTTCACCTTCTAGAAGCTAAGGTGGGCAGGTGGCCCCACCCAGTGGCTTCCCTACCAATGGTAATTAAAATTACCAATGGTAATTAAAATGGACTCGCGAGCTGTGTCCTTATCTGACTGAAACATCAGATATATGCTAAGATCCAGTGATTCATTTTCTGTACATGATACATTGTAGTGAAGATATGGAGCACACGGTAATTATGACAAGCATCGCGGTTATATATTTTGAGAAGAAAAATCATTGGTTAGCTTCAAAGAGTAATTAAAACATACAGCAATCATGGCTCAGctgaaaacaaaaggaaaacacGTTTACTGATCAGGCTCCATCGTCTAGAACGCCGAGTTAATTATATTGTTTCTCAAGGAGTCAGAATGTATGAGTAGCAGAGCATAGGTATTGTAACCCCTAGATGATTAAACATCAAGAAAAGGCGCAAGATCAATGATGAGGCAAACTTCTTCGATCGGTTCCTGCAGACTTGAGATCATGAACAGTACTTTAGTTATCCCCCCAAAAGAAAACAGTACTTTAGTTGATGTACTGCTCAATAGAAAGATGAAGAATCTCATTACATGTTACATCAAAGATGGAGGGTGCACTAAGCAGGCCACTAACCTTTCTAGAAGATCGGTAGCTACCTAGCTAGGGTTGGTTGTGATCAGGCACGCGTATAAGAAAAGCAGCTCAGGCAGATCTTTGTCATGGCATCACAACTGTACCTAACTCAAAAAAGGTGTGTACGTGTTGAACCGATATTTTAACCAATTAACCATCAACAGGCCAGCTCACTATATGATTTTTAAGAACCCAATTAATTCAATATGATATCTCACATAAGATATATATGCTTAGGATTTTTTTCCACCACGGTCGAAACCGAATTTCATTACTAAACGCAACGAAATTACAGAGTTTTGTGATACGCATGGTAAACAACACAAAAGCAATGCTAATTAAAGCCATCTCACATAAGATATATATGCTTGGGATAAGCTATATATGGACGATGGTTCTATTGGTCCCTGACATTTCACCACACAGTGGATTTTGGGTTTTTATATCACTCGTTATATTAGAGCGGCATTGTGTGTTAGGTTGTGCTTGGTTTTAGTCGAAGTAAAATGTGGTGAATTCCTGTTTGTTCTTTTTCAGAAGCAATTGCAACACTTATAGAATGAAGAATTAACAGAGTAAGGCCCCATTTGGAACCGCGTTTTTCGCGGTGGCGGCCGATAAAATAGCAGAAGCCCGCCAAACGGGTCACAGTGTGCTTGATTGTCGTCATCGCAGCAGACTCATTCACCACCGAATTGAACTAGCAATTGCATTTTATGTATTGCAGGTCCCTGGCCGCGGCTCACACACCACACCACGCGGTCGGTATACGCAGTTGGGCCTAAAAAACATAGTTCCAATCAGAAAATGTGATGTTCCTTGGTGCAGATGGGTTCATCTCAAGCGCCATTTAGAAATTTTTGTTAGACTATTTGTGTCCTATAGCTACTCGCTAAACTAAGTTAGGAGCCAGACCCAACATAAGAATTGAGTATCCCTATGTTGGTTGCGATTTGGTAGGCATGGATAAGAATATGACTATCGTCAAAAATAATAGTATCCAATCGACACACATTATTACTTGCCTGTAGGAATAACAGGTATCCTTACTGGTGCTTATAACTATGTTTTGATAGGGGTGTAGCATATTATCACTAGAGATGTTTACTACATTATTACTGTACCCACAGAATAAAAAGAGATTCAAGATTCACGAATTCATCTACACTTCACAATTAACAACTAATCTCACAAATTCAGACTATTTTATCCTATTATTGACATAAGATCAGACtccattcaaatatatatacttgTTCTAAATGAATGGCATATATAATACGCATTGCGTTATTTGAAGATGAATGCACATTAATTTGAAGACCCGTGTGTATTCTTCCATTGATTTAGGGGCACACAAGTACTAGATTCCAATTCTTATTCAAAATAAAATGGCAGTAGAGTAACCCTTGCCGTTTTGCACCAAGGTGAGCGACGATGTCTGGTTGCGCCTCTTGCACCGCCCTTTGTCGTCTATGGATGTCAGGGGTCAAAGCAAACTCGGGCCAAGGTTCTAGGGCCCGTTCAAAGTTTTGGAACAGATCGGAGATGCGGCCTATCATCTTCAGTTACCAGTAAGCGCAAGGCTACACAATGTAAGGTTGTTGAAGCCATTCAAGGGAGAGCCACCGGCAATAATTCCACAGTTGTTAGCTATCAACCATGGCCATGCATGTGCTGAGCCTCAAAACATGATCAAAGCAATGTTAGCAAGAGGTGGTGAGGAGGTGCTGGTGCATTGGAAGGGTCAAGAAGCACCGAATGCGTCTTGGCTATCGGTGTCGGAATTCAAAGGCTTCCTAatgttccagctcgaggacgagttgTTTTAGCAagcggggagagatgtcatgtttGGGCACTCCTATTCATAGCGTCAGTGTCAGTTGGCGTGGGCGAGAAACGTTGGGTTCACGTGTAGGCGCCAGCCCATGCACATACGTTGCACATGTCATGCACGCCTCAATAGCCAGTTATCAGGCTTAGTTCCAAACTCCCAATCTATATAGATTAAGTTAGTTGCTAATTTGTGGGCCAGTTAGTTTGTTTAGGGACTCTAGATATATCAGGTATTGCATTGTAATGGACATGTTGATCAAGTAATGGATCGGTTTCCTTCTCTCCGACTTCCCCTGCGTCTTCTGGCTGCCTCTCGCTTGCGAGCTGCCATCACTGGCGAAGCCTTGCAGTCGGGAGCTCAGGCCTATGTAGGTTTACCTCATCTCAAACACCACCATCATAGAAGGGCCTAACACCTCTTAAATTACTCATCGCGGAAAGTCAATAAATCATCAACCAGGCATGAATTGTTTGACCGGGAGAACTAGGATCCAAATCCTAATAATCTGAAACATTTTTTGTGTGCAATCCACCATTTCCAAACAAGGTAATCTAGAAGTAGTACATTCATGCATGTACACCTATATACTAATGTTCAACATGGTTTTCTATATAGTATACATAGTATATATCCATATATAACATTTAGAACTCTTGCATCATATGATTATATGTTACCCTCTTCATCTAGAAAAGAACATTTTTCTTTCTTCTCGGGGCATTTGGTGATGTGGTAGGTAAGACAGCTGATGTATATAGCCACCAATCAAAAGGTACAATCCATGGAAAAACTAGCAAAAATAACCCCAAATATGTACTTGTGAATTAATGGTTTGTGATTACGTGGGACTTGTAGGAGTTCTGTTGCTTTTCCCAAACACTGATCTAGAAGATGCCACAGAAGAGTCTGTGATTCCAGTAATGGACAAAAGAGTTCGACGTCAATGGATTAGAAGAAAGCCAGCTAAGGCTATTACAGATAGGACTAGACCAGGCTAGCAGAGCATCATCAGTTTGCATCAGAAGGGTAGGAAAGATCAAAGTAGCATATATAGATTTTAGTGAAGAACATGCACAAGATGAACCAGCAACAAAAATATGTTTAAAGGAACAGGAGCAGATCGACTTGTTCACGATCATCAAATCATAGAGCTCTGCGGAAATCATGCATGTGCCCTAAACGACCGGTGAGTCGACCTTGATGTCGCTGCCTGCAAGGAATTAAGAAGATAAGCTAATAACTATGTATCACCGCAGGTGCATCTCTCATCGGCACCTTGCAAACCCAGGCGATTCAAGCACAAGCATATGGTTTTCCTCTCAGATGAGGAGCTTGTACCACTCTCTTTAGGTGTAGTTGTTTCACTACTGTTTGCATCCCCTAAGACGACCCCTCCGCTTGTTGCTTCTGCTTCTTGCCGCGTCGGCAGTGGGGACGGTGACGGCGAAGGCGGTTGCCTCGGCAGGCTTATGGATAGGTTGAGGTCGATGCCGCCTCCGTCGTGTGGCGCAGATGCGCTGTCATCGTCACCGCTGGTCTCCGGCGAGCAGCTGGACCGCGCTGATAGCAGCTGGTCCTGGTCCTGGCGATGGCTGCTTGCCGCGCATGCACCGGAGGTGGAGACACCGAGCGGTCTGTGCGTCTTGGGGTCGATGCCGCGGGAGAGGAGCTTGCGCTTGATGTGCGTGCTCCAGTAGTTCTTGATCTCGTTGTCCGTTCGACCCGGCAGCCGCCCGGCGATCAGAGACCACCTGTTTCATGGTGGTTTCACCGTAAGAATGAAGTGAACAAGAAAGAACAGAATATATGTACGTCATCAATGAGCAGATAATTGCTTCAACAACAATTTAATCTTTCTGATATATAATCTACTGTGATCGTCACATCAGTAATATATGTAAACGTACTTGTTTCCGAGGAGCCCGTGGAACCTGATGATGAGTTCGTCTTCCTCCTCGGTGAAGTTGCCGCGCTTGAGGTCTGGGCGAAGGTAGTTGATCCACCGGAGGCGGCAGCTCTTGCCGCAGCGCAGCAGCCCCGCCGCCTTGGGGAGCGACCTCCAGCAGCCTTCGCCGTGGGCCTTGATGTAGGCGACGAGCCGCTGGTCCTCCTCCTTGGTCCAGGCGCCCTTGTTCGTGTGCGCCTTCTCGCAGCACGGCGACCTCCCCATGTCTCAAACTCTGAAGAATCTGCTTCTTCCTACGTGTTCGATCGCAACACTGCAGGTGTCTGGTGGTGACTATGTTGTGAGAGTAGAGTGAGAGGACGAAGGTTTATAtgaggaggagagagaaagagggcCCACTGAACCGGATCGTCATCGCCCCGTGACATTTGACTGAGTAGGTATATGATAGAGAGAGAACGCGCACGCACAGCCCTAGAGATGAATTTGGTGGGTAGGTCAGTACACAGTAGGcgtgtgccccccccccccccccccaaccctgGCAGCGAAGGCTTCAAGCTcctttcttgattttttttttttacgaTAGGCTTGTTAGATGCTCGTTTTGTGGTAGGTATCCATAGTTGTTGTTCTGGCGTCAAACCTGCATGCATTGTTGCTATGGACGACATCAATAATTCCTGGCTTTCAGAACTTTTCAGTGTTAACATGTTTTAAAATGTTTAGGTTGAAGCATGAAAGTTACCTGTACATTTTTCTATCAACAAGTGCTTAGATTAGATTACATCTCTGGGCAAACTTTTGGTTTTGAGACAGGTGGCGGAGGCTCCTCTGGAcaatgagatttttttttttgtgcgtgtgtgtgtgaacGTGCTCCGCACATGTTTCAAAAAAAATCCCGGAGGATGAATAGCTATTTTTTCAGTAGAACAGATGTAACTTGGATTTTAATGGGGTACAACGACACAGATTTTTTTCCCCAGAGTTAATAATGGGAGTGGAAGAATAACATATCAGAAGGAGATTATATACATTGTTACTCATGTACAAAGGGTCGCTTCTTGTACAAATGGAACCagttccaaattggagcatgcTATAATCAATAATTCAAACTTGTTTCGTCCTTTGTTTTGGACGCATTTAATTAAGCTAGGGTTTTGTTGAACACAAAGGATATTCCTGATTGTTATGCAGAGGGTCATCCGTTCTTGCAAATGGCTCTCTACCACTTTATTATAACACCAGATTATTCAATGTCCACAAGAAAATTCAGCAGATTGTAATGCACACAAGACTTTGAGAGCAAGAGCTTGCTTTGTTTAGAGGCCACATTATTCACTTGGTGCAACACAATAACGTGCCCTTAAGAGATCAAGGGCTAGTTTTAGGGCCATATGTAACACCCATAATATTTATTATTGGATTCAAAATAACTAACATAATAAAGTATATTATTTTTCCATATTTCTAAAGTAATATGACATATTATGATTGCTACCTTTTTTCTTCTTGAACAAAGACAAATCATTTAGATAGCTAAATATGGGAACACTTGTCAACACATAAACTAAGTTTCTAGGGAGTTGAACTGGAAAAGTGATACATTCACTGCCGCATCCCATAATATTTAATTTCAGGATGAGAATAAATATGAAAAACACAAACTTTTCATATTTCTACCATGGTGCAGTAGGTTTCTACAATCACTTGCCCCTTGTACAAATGGAACCAACTACAAAGGAGCCACCAAAAACAAACCATGTGTGAGGACCAAatcgcctaagagggggtgaattgggctctAATATTTTAAAACAACATTTGTCGGGGTCATAACCCGGGGTGTcttaaggcaccgattagttagcaggccacgtGGCCTGCAACGCAACAGTCAACAAGGGCCCAAACGACCGAGGCCAAACAAGAGCCGAGCAGAGGAGACTAGGCGCTAAAAATGGGGTCAGCCCCGACCCCTTCCACCCGCCTTAATCACATGGCACTCGCAAGACGCGCGACCTCTCCCCGTCACGACAACCGGAGGGGATGGGTGGAGGTCGAGAGCAGCTAGGCGCgcctgctctgacaagagcaagcatgctgcactgaccccgcaaggaccgaggggacagcaGTCACCTTGGCCCGGTCGGACACCATCCCTGTGCCATACCGCACCGACGAGACAACACTGCACCAGGGTGGCCACAGGTACGATACCCGCCATCCGAATACGGACTGATTAGACGCttgtacgatcccacccactacgggatgaGATCCGTGACAAGGGACGCGACGAAAAGGCCATCCAGACCGGCAGAGTGCCCCAACCCCGACGATCAGGGTCGTGGCCCTCGGCCCCACGAAGCGACAAAGCGAACGACGACCCAGGGCAGCTACCTACTTCGGATATGATGCCCCTGGGAACCAGGAGACGATGACCAAGGCCACGACGGACACCGCATCGCACAGGACGGCTGACGAACCCCCATTGAGGCTGcagtgtcgccatggccggcatagTAGCACCGCGTCACATCCTGCCGCAACAAGGCTagaagaccatgatgatagccacAACCGGACATTCACCAGAAGACGGCATAGCTtctaagccaagttagctaggccctctctcaggctcatgacccttcggtcGAGAAAGCCTCCTCTTTGTATGAGCCCTGgctccaaactctatataaggaccgCTAGGGCAATATGATTGACATCCTttaccattccattcattcaccattgtagtagggctcctagagcttctcttcgggTAGCCCTTCacctagcataggtccttccatctcctccacctttcttgcaccccacattgtaagaactttagagtattcaagtgaggaacacgcactcgatcatctctgagactggatgtagggctccggcctaaactagtataaatcctcatgtccaTTGGATATtatcatcatcttcctagagaAGCGCGAcaatcatataagtttactagtttggtttacaaaacaccgacagttggcgtgccatgTAGGGGACAGTCACACACTCtcgtttgttgagaaggaagcgatggctcctcgcacTGCTAGTAAAATAGCTGGTGGAATGGCATATGGTGGCCACTTCCATTGCGAAAACTACACGTTCGCCAGCATCAAAGGGCCAGCACCCGCGACCGCCCGCGGCTATGACCCAAACCTCTGCCATAGAGATCCGGGACATCTAGCCCGCAGCAGACACACTCTTGAAACTACCTCTGGTGGCTGCAGCCTAGAGTTCACAAACCTAGAGGGACCAGTACCCTCGCTCACCGTCGGACGTGGCCAGGCCTCCTGTCCGGGATAACAGAGGTCCACAGCTCGCAACAAACTCGCACGGGGAATGGCCTCAACtggccacatccttttggggAACCATGAGCTTAACCACACCAAAGGGCCGACACCTGCGTCCGCCCTTAGGTGCAACCCGGACCTCTGTCCCGAAGGTTTGGACTCTCAGAACTACCCTTGGGGGCTACATCTCGAAGTGCACCCACGTGAGGGGCCTAGTGCCCTATCTCATtactagccatggccgagacctccACCCAGGAAACCAGAGGGCCATGGCTCACGGTGATCTCTCCCAAGGAATGGCTCGCGGTGGCCACATCCTTTTCAGGAACCACGAGATCACCCGAGCTGATGGGGCAACGCCCGTCATTCGCTCATACCCTGTCTAGACTCACCGAGTGGCAAAACTAGACCCTACGACTGAATTACACCTAGCGCAGCATCACCACCAATGAAATGCAATGAACCAAGGCACGCATGAATGATGAAACTACACGTCACCACACGGCATCGCCGTTAGTGGTCAAGCCTGGGACCAGGATCTAATCCTACATAGCGGGCAAACCATATGACATGACTCCGTGGGCTACCATCTGTTGCATGGAGGCATGTGCACCCAAAGAAGCAGGCTCCCTGAGCGTGCCATACGTCGTGACGACTGGACCAAACCATGCTGCCTTTGAAGCCAGCCCCTATAGCAACAGGCTATGACAGCACCATGTTGGGAGCGGCAACCGCACATGGAGCCAGAGATGTGGCGACAGAACCAGTATGCATGAGCTCTCCTGGCCAGAAGCTACAACAAGCCAGACGTGAAGAGGCCATCCTCGGGGACTCGCGGGCCCATCGAGTATATCGAGCCGGCAAGGAATGACCCAAGGCTGCCTGAGGGGTCGATCTTCACTAGCTACGACCACTCAGAGCAGTGGAGAAGTGACCTCATCGGCTTGCAGCCTAGGGACCATGACAGCTCTAGCGCAAGCAAGCTCCTAGTGGCTCGTAGTGCCTCGAGCAGCAACTGCGCTGCGAATAGATGTTCCGGGGCTCAACGCGCCTTGAGTTAAGACAACCAGATTCGCAACAACTTCCAACACATCGGTCAGTAATGTTATCTCTAGCTCTAGCCGCTCTGCCCAAACACATCCACTTACACGTAAAGGCGCACCCTTAGCTCCATCACACTGCGAGCAACCTATGGAATGAGCTATGGAATGGTGTGCCGACACACCTTGCCTTGAAACTGCTTAGGTTCCTGAGCAACCCAATCCGACTCGTGCTAGCAGCTGGACATGACCCACTCGTGGAGGCCATGCACGAGAACGCGTATGCGTGCTCCACGACGTAGCACTGCTTGTCACTGTCCGAGTGACCCCTTCCTAAGCGCCTTGCAACCG
Proteins encoded in this region:
- the LOC136505308 gene encoding myb-related protein 308-like, producing the protein MGRSPCCEKAHTNKGAWTKEEDQRLVAYIKAHGEGCWRSLPKAAGLLRCGKSCRLRWINYLRPDLKRGNFTEEEDELIIRFHGLLGNKWSLIAGRLPGRTDNEIKNYWSTHIKRKLLSRGIDPKTHRPLGVSTSGACAASSHRQDQDQLLSARSSCSPETSGDDDSASAPHDGGGIDLNLSISLPRQPPSPSPSPLPTRQEAEATSGGVVLGDANSSETTTPKESGTSSSSERKTICLCLNRLGLQGADERCTCGDT